A single Candoia aspera isolate rCanAsp1 chromosome 5, rCanAsp1.hap2, whole genome shotgun sequence DNA region contains:
- the RRP1B gene encoding ribosomal RNA processing protein 1 homolog B, with translation MAPAAVVSTVQPPEIQFAQRLASNEKRIRDRALKKLRGYITLRTRSLEGCFSQEELLKIWKGLFYCMWMQDKPLLQEELSNNISQLIHLIENMDTRHLFIQTFWQTMNREWNGLDQLRLDKFYMLIRMMLRQSFEVLKRNEWNESLIQPFLNTLMTEVMHPDSHAPIGIKLHFIDIYLEELAKVGAKELTADQNIKFIEPFCKIIAKTKDHLMLQAIICGIFETIVDQSPFAIEDLMKELEPGRGVDSSSEDEKWSDEEDKEMAIDRGFSNKLSPSSEAHGNVLEDTDANIGPVLQFDYKAIADTIFELGSRKNTPAFNRKRLYKMVKKFQDLAEGSFPQDDFPEDVSTDEDDDTFSRRKLKRKSGKPLDKAQLGKKDNSQTQKNDSEEEEANTGLQKKKKRKRKSSQTAGACTAARNNENRPVSVESKVPNPGKESSNTRKRHKSLSTEANEFASTVIPTEGLRDDSSLQSLTCLVNGIKKHPPQKNDSLPKVVYQNGQNNNGSKEDPGYCTTGGHTDKIMKKKTSEITGKFFSEENVKLPGKKCLAQSEPTVLQKVKLKRKRKLGNLVRITCSKQKVIGLKMQRKIKEVPKSTERNELENKKRKNKKTGGIALPMKKTKAKVENDFVKFEKTGLPKPSFFRKAKGSITAMQLSKLQPSSSKKVTFGLNKNMTAEFKKTDKSILVSPEGVSRVAFNPEQKPPHGVLKSSSSSLTETPQIKKSLITPAKKRPTAMDFF, from the exons ATGGCTCCTGCTGCTGTCGTCTCTACCGTGCAGCCTCCTGAGATCCAGTTTGCTCAGAGGTTGGCCTCGAACGAGAAACGGATTCGGGATCGGGCGCTGAAAAAGCTACGTGGCTACATCACGCTCAGGACCCGGAGTCTAGAGG GTTGCTTCAGTCAAGAAGAATTGTTAAAAATATGGAAAGGACTATTTTACTGTATGTGGATGCAGGATAAACCTCTCTTGCAG GAGGAGTTGTCAAATAATATATCACAGCTAATCCATTTAATCGAGAATATGGATACTC GACACTTGTTCATTCAGACTTTCTGGCAAACCATGAATCGTGAATGGAACGGATTAGACCAGTTGCGGCTAGATAAATTTTACATG TTGATCCGCATGATGCTGAGGCAGTCCTTTGAAGttctgaaaagaaatgaatggaatgaaAG ttTAATCCAACCGTTTCTGAACACATTAATGACGGAAGTTATGCACCCAGACAGCCATGCTCCCATTGGTATTAAATTGCATTTCATTGATATTTATCTGGAAGAACTGGCTAAAGTTGGAGCTAAAGAG CTCACAGCAGACCAGAATATCAAGTTTATTGAACCATTCTGCAAAATCATTGCCAAGACCAAGGA TCATCTTATGCTACAAGCCATAATCTGTGGTATCTTTGAAACCATTGTGGATCAGTCCCCATTTGCCATAGAAGATTTAATGAAAGAACTAGAACCCGGCAGAGGTGTTGACAGTTCATCAGAAGACGAAAAATGGAGTGATGAAGAAGATAAAGAAATGGCCATAG ACAGGGGCTTTTCAAACAAACTCTCTCCAAGTTCAGAGGCACATGGTAACGTTTTAGAAGATACAGATGCTAACATTGGACCTGTTCTTCAG TTTGATTATAAAGCAATCGCCGACACAATCTTTGAGTTGGGCAGCAGAAAAAACACGCCTGCTTTTAACAGAAAGCGCCTCTACAAAATGGTTAAAAA GTTTCAAGATCTTGCAGAAG GGAGCTTCCCTCAAGATGATTTCCCTGAAGATGTTTCTACAGATGAGGATGATGATACCTTCAGCAGgaggaaattgaaaagaaaatctgGCAAACCGTTAGATAAAGCTCAGCTGgggaaaaaag ACAACAGTCAAACCCAAAAGAATGATAGTGAGGAAGAAGAGGCCAACACAGGactgcaaaagaagaagaagagaaagagaaagtccAGTCAGACAGCCGGTGCTTGCACAGCTGCTAGAAATAATGAGAACAGACCAGTCAGTGTTGAATCCAAAGTGCCAAACCCAGGCAAGGAATCCTCAAATACCAGGAAACGACACAAGTCTTTAAGTACAGAGGCCAATGAATTTGCTTCTACGGTGATTCCCACTGAAGGACTCAGGGATGATTCATCCTTGCAGTCATTGACATGTTTAGTCAATGGCATAAAGAaacatcccccccaaaaaaatgacAGCCTACCAAAAGTAGTGTATCAGAATGGACAGAACaataatggcagcaaagaggacCCTGGTTACTGTACTACAGGAGGTCACACTGATaaaattatgaagaaaaaaacatCAGAAATCACTGGAAAGTTTTTTTCTGAAGAGAACGTTAAACTGCCAGGGAAAAAATGCCTTGCACAGTCAGAACCTACTGTACTCCAGAAAGTCAAgttgaagaggaaaagaaagttgGGGAATTTGGTGAGGATTACATGTTCCAAGCAGAAAGTAATTGGcttgaaaatgcaaagaaaaatcaAGGAAGTCCCAAAATCTACAGAAAGAAATGAActtgaaaacaagaagaggaagAACAAA aaaACTGGTGGCATTGCCCTTCCaatgaagaaaacaaaggcaAAGGTGGAGAATGATTTTGTGAAGTTTGAAAAGACAGGATTACCAAAGCCAAGCTTCTTTAGAAAAGCTAAAGGGAGCATTACTGCCATGCAG TTAAGCAAGCTACAACCTTCCAGCTCCAAAAAGGTTACCTTTGGATTGAATAAGAATATGACTGCTG AATTTAAGAAGACAGACAAAAGTATCTTGGTCAGTCCAGAGGGAGTCTCCCGGGTAGCTTTCAATCCTGAGCAGAAACCACCCCATGGGGTCCTGAAGTCCTCCTCTAGCTCTTTGACAGAAACCCCTCAAATAAAGAAGTCCCTTATAACTCCAGCTAAGAAGAGACCAACTGCTATGGACTTCTTCTAA